In the Methanobacterium alcaliphilum genome, one interval contains:
- a CDS encoding 4Fe-4S dicluster domain-containing protein, translated as MSETAKKREPYPVINIEECKACDRCILACPRKVLQMSTEINTRGYHFVEYQGEGCNGCGNCYYTCPEPLAIEVHIPQRKRSHKFSDDVKEEE; from the coding sequence ATGTCTGAGACTGCAAAAAAACGAGAACCTTACCCCGTTATCAATATAGAAGAATGTAAAGCATGCGATCGCTGTATACTTGCTTGTCCTAGAAAAGTACTGCAAATGAGTACTGAAATCAATACAAGAGGGTACCATTTCGTAGAATACCAGGGAGAGGGTTGTAATGGATGTGGAAACTGTTATTACACTTGTCCTGAACCACTGGCTATTGAAGTGCATATACCTCAAAGAAAACGAAGTCATAAGTTTTCAGATGATGTTAAGGAGGAGGAATAA